The nucleotide window gttatttagaataggtttccaaatattaaacgacaGTTAAattgttatcaaaaaacaagttcataaacttcaatcaataactagaaaacacttttccaagaaatgatgtaatgatATTAGaaatgccacccaggccgctacaacACTATAGCAggcattttttaaagtttttgaagTAAAACGCATTGAAATTTCACTAAATAGTCCATAATGTTAAGCAATAAGTGGAATCATACTCGGGTCCAAGCTTGGAATagtcatattttttaataagcTTTCGTCGTGAAACTCAAAATAACCTGAGCTGTTCATTGCGGTGCAGTGCTTTTGCACAAGAAGCACATTTTCCCAGCTCAATTCTTTCCTCCAATGGGAGACAGTGTCTGCTGAATTTCTCTTCGTACCAAATTGGCTTGTCTTTGATAGATTGCTTGAATTGTTCTGAGACGTTGCAGACTTCAACCAGCTAATTATATTTTCGTCCAACTGGAGACCAACAAAATTGTAAATCTTTTCGGTCCACTCCAGAGGCTTCAAAGCAAAATCTTCGTGCCTTACTCTCATGTAGTTTTTAGACTGGATGAGATGACGGTCGGTGTAATCAAGTAAATCAGTCATGTGCTTGCAGCCTTGCTCTCTGCAAATACATTGCATGTTACCAGATGCGATGGCGCATTTGTACAAAAAAAGCTACAAAGCAATGACAGGAGAAATAAGTTAGAGATActagataaaaaaataaaaaaattacttcattGTCCCAAATAAAGTCGCCGTTTTTATATACCATGTATGGCACATTTGCACTGATTTACAGTTTTTAGGAAACTTTCAAAGCAAAGATGAGAAATTGTAATGGtatatgaaaattatttttgtaaatattatcAGGTTTTATTTTCTCTAATTAACCACGCTGTGCAAGATATGCTCACATAAGTTGGTCAGCTTGTTTACTACGAGTGGAAAAAATTCTTGAGTTGATAATGGCGCGCGGGTCACGAACCAGATgaattattttcaagtttacGGTCGGATCGTTCAGCAGTGGTTGTATCCACGAGATGTCGCACATGTAAACGACCTGAGATAGAGACAAGCTGAGCATACAAGCATTGTTTGCATTAAACTgtatattataacaaaaaatgccAATAACTGTTGATATGCAACAGTGGAAAGATGAAGTTTTGCGTCACACTCACCTTAAACGCCATGAGGTCAACTTTTGCGACGTGTTCCGATAGTTTGATCATATTCAATTTACCTGGACAAGCATGGCCGCCGTTTTTTGGGTTACGACAAATATTGCTGTCGCGGGATAAGAATAAACTGCACTTTGTGCAACTCGCGAAGCACACTCCACGGTTAACGCAACTGTGAGATATTGCAAGATATCACATTTTTGTGGCAATTAACAGAAAGTTAGAAGCGTGAGTATAATGTTCACACAGATAGTGAGGTGATTACACTGCAGCCCATACTGTATATTTAAGGTCTATTACACATTTATGAATATAAAAAACAGATAAGTTTTTGAAATGAGGTCTTCAGAGACTCTTGACGTAAACCAAATGCCTGAACTTATCTGCCTACCAATTACCTTGCTTCTTGCTCATTTCTTCGCGataatttgtttcctttgATGTAGGAGTCCCAGGCGGAAGAAAAATTTAGGCGGAGGGCATTGGGAAAATATTCTTCAGCCAAGTTGCTACTGGTCCTTGGACAGGTTCCGAACGGAAATAAGGGTTCATAAAAATAAGCGACTCCTCGTTTTTGATTGAATATTTCACCCACAAAGCTTGAACCAGAACGTGTGTGGGTTAGAAGTATAACAGCCCCCGGGGAAACTTGCTTGATCTCGGATGTTGGCCGGTTATCTTTGTTGTCTTCCTCGGGACTTTCTTGTGTTGACCTTGTTGTCATCAAATCACTAAA belongs to Clavelina lepadiformis chromosome 6, kaClaLepa1.1, whole genome shotgun sequence and includes:
- the LOC143461780 gene encoding carbohydrate sulfotransferase 1-like yields the protein MASMHIKLRLLFPICFVLTIVWFYYAVSFPNQKNNGHTTYNNDLMTTRSTQESPEEDNKDNRPTSEIKQVSPGAVILLTHTRSGSSFVGEIFNQKRGVAYFYEPLFPFGTCPRTSSNLAEEYFPNALRLNFSSAWDSYIKGNKLSRRNEQEASCVNRGVCFASCTKCSLFLSRDSNICRNPKNGGHACPGKLNMIKLSEHVAKVDLMAFKVVYMCDISWIQPLLNDPTVNLKIIHLVRDPRAIINSRIFSTRSKQADQLIEQGCKHMTDLLDYTDRHLIQSKNYMRVRHEDFALKPLEWTEKIYNFVGLQLDENIISWLKSATSQNNSSNLSKTSQFGTKRNSADTVSHWRKELSWENVLLVQKHCTAMNSSGYFEFHDESLLKNMTIPSLDPSMIPLIA